The Bernardetia sp. ABR2-2B DNA window AAGCAAGTTTTGAGATTGATAATTATCTAAAATTTCCTTTACTTCTTTTTCATTATAATTTTCTTCTTCAACTGAAGTGATCCAAATTGTTTTTTCACTAGAATCAGAAATAACATTTTCTACATACATACTTTCTTCTTCCATAATAGAATCAAAACCAAGGGGAGCAAGTTGATAATAAACAACTTCAGCAATATTTTCTACCGTTTTTATACGAATTACAACAAACATATTTTTAATTTTTATTATCTAAATCAACAAAGATTATCACAGAAGTTGTTTAAGAATACTCATTTTTCCTTAGAACTGTGTTTGCAAACCCAGTTCTAAGGAAAAATAACACAGCCTTTGTTGGTGTTTTAGCGTAGCGACACCAACAAATATATCCACAAAGCCCATTCTTAAACAACTTCACAGTTATTTTGGAAAGCCTAAAAGTTTATAAAAAGTATATTTTAGATTAAACCTATCCTTGATTGTATTACTACACCAAGCAATAAAAAACAAATACCGTTATTGGTAAAATAAATTATCAATAACGGTATTTGAATATATTTTATAGTACAAAGAACGGATTATTTTCTGATTAAATTGAATTTTATTTCGTAATTTTTAATCTCTAATCCATAATTATTTTAAACTCTGTTCATTTTTGCTTCCATTGATTGTTGTGTATGAGGAACGGCACGCAAACGTTCTTTTGAGATAAGTTTGCCTGTATCCTTACAAACTCCATATGTTCCATTTTTAATTCTGAAAAGCGCACGTTCTAAATCCGATATAAACTTCTGCGCTCGTGCTGCCAATTGATTGAGTTGCTCTTTTTCCATTGAACTTGCTCCATCTTCTAAGTTTCCTGCGCTAGTTCTGTTTTCGGCTGCATCCTCTCGCATAATAGACCTTTTCAGATAATCTAACTCGTCTTTAGATTTAGCAAGTTTTGAATTAAGAATAGCTTCAAATTCTTTGAGTTCTTCTGACGAGTAGCGTAATGTTTGGTTATTTTCCATAATGAGTAATGTGTTTTAGTGATTTTTGCATGTACTTTTTTACGACCACAAAGGTAATTTAATTATTTCAATCAAACCAACATAAACATGTTATTTACACAAAAAAACATATTAAATTTGGGCGTAGTATCAATGAACAAACTATTATATTAAAATAATTAAGGAATATAAAATCTATCTTTTTATAAATGATTAAAAAGATAAAATCACTTAATCAACTGATTATCAGCAAATTAATCAAACTGTAAGCTTAATTATTTTATTTTGTATTATTGTTTTTTATGTAACTATCTTACTCTTTTTACGAATAACTTAACAAAAAGTTGTCTTACTGTTGATGTTATAATTTTTTATCAAAAAAACAGATATAAAATCAAAATTTTATGTTTTTTGGATGTGAAAAAAAACTATCAAACTCTTCTTTATACTCCCTTAATTTGTTATATCCCTCTTGTTTTAGCTGCTCTTCTTCCCATCTTCTATGGTTTCCATTTGTATAAGCCATTGCATTTTGATAATACATATACGCATTAAATTTATTCATAATGTAATTGTTGCGTGGACGAATAATTTCTCCAAAAGCACCTTCTACAATAGAATTTGACGGAATTTTGGTTCTTTCTTTCAGACAAACACCACTACCAATAATACAATTGTCTCCTATTTGGCAGCCGTCCATAATAATTGCACCTATTCCAATAAGTGTATTATCTCCAATGGTTGCTCCATGAATTGTTACTCTGTGGGTAATCGAACAATAATCTCCAATCCTTACAGGCGTTCGCATACCTACATGAATCATCACAAAATCTTGAATATTAGTATATTTTCCTATTTCAACACTATGATTTTCGGCACGAATAACGGAATTTATCCAAAGTGAGCTATTTTCCTCAATGGAAACATTTCCATAAACTAAAGCCGTAGGATGTGAAAAATAAGTGTCATTATAGTTCATAATTTTTTAGAGCTTTTATATCTTTTAGTTTGAGTGAATAGCTAAATTTTTCTTTTTGATAATATTGAGTGGAATAGTTTCTTTTGCATGACGCACTAAAGACTGACTTTCAGAAATAAAATGTACAGAAAATGAATGTCTTGTTTTTCCATTAAATTTTGGTCGGAAGCTTCCATGTAGCAGATTCGAATTAAAGAAAACAACATCTCCTTTTTTATAGCTGCGTGTTACTTGTTTGATTTGGGCTAACTCTAAGGACTCATCTAATAATTGATTCCCTTTTTTATAAATGGTATATAATTGAGCTTTGTCATTTTCTTGATAATTAGCTACTTTCTTATTTACACAATCCAAATATTCTTGATATTTTTCTTTTGCTTGTAGTCCTACTTCTTTGTCATCATTGAGAAAACAACTTTTTGGATAATAATAAAAACTACCTGCTTCTTCGCTTACATCTTCCAAAGCGACCCAACAACCAATAACTTGCCCCTTTTTAGTAGAATCAAATAAATCTCCATCAAAATGACGTTCTGTTCCCTTATTACTTTCAAAATACATAGTTTGTACCAAAACAGGGTTTTCTCCTAAAATTTTTCTTACTGTTTGAGGAAGTTCTGACTGTTCAATTATTTCAAGTAATAAATCAGAGAATTGAGCTGTTTTATTTGGCAGTTCGTGTACGTTTAAGAGAGGATTAATGACGTGGTCAAACTTAGAGAAACGATGCTTTTCAAATTTATAACTCTTGACACGCAAGAATTCCTCATTGCTATATTTTATAGTATTCTTATAACTGTCAATCAGTTTGTTACAACATTCGTCTGATAAAAATTGAGGTAAATAAAGACAGCCATCTGCTGCCATTTTTTCTTTGTAGATAGATTCCATATGGATAAAACAAGAAGGTAAAGATAGATAGGAAGTTGCTATTATTATGCTATGAAGCATAAGTGCTATTTTATGCTAAAGTAAATAAAAAATAGATGATTTAGCAATTAATTGATAATAAAATAGTATCAGAAAACTTATTTGTGGATAAACTCTATCAATTTTATGAGCTTCTTATGTTTTCTTTATGATTGAGAGATGGCTTTTGCAAACGAGCTTATTTATCAGCATAAATCTCAAAAGTAGCTTGAATAGGACTTCCTTTTTTTGTTGTTCCTACGATGCTTCCTCTTGTATAACCTTTTGCTTCATCAAAAATATCAATGTTCAGAGTTCCCTTTTCTAAAGAACCTTCAATGTTTGCCAGTCCATTATTGTAATAAAGCGTTACAGTTGCAGAACGTTTGGGGCTTGACATAATTGGAAAGCTACCTTTATTATCTCCTATTGCAGTAATGACAAGATTCGTATTTGTATTTTGATAATTTGCTACCATGATATTTACAGTTTCTAAGTCTTCATCATAATCTACTACATTTTCTGCACGTAGAGTTTCGAAAATATAATCTTGTTCTGCAAAATCTTCATCATCAATTTTCACATTTACAATTCCTCCCTGCATTTCTTCTGACAAGTCCTTATACTCTACTTTTTTGAGTTCTTCATTTGTCATTTTACTAGGCTGCGTAAGGAGTTTGTTTGTTGTTGTTTCTGTATCTTCTTTTACTACAAAAGTATCTGTATTTTCTTTTTCAATATTGGAAGAGCTACAAGCAGAAAATAAAACTACAAAAGTAAAGACAGGCAAGATATTTTTCATGAGTATTAACTTTTTGATTTAGATTAAAAAAATAGAAATTATTTATATAATAGACTTTATACGTGTATTCCTTTGCTAAAACACCGACAAAGATAGTATTGTTTTTCCATAGAATTAATTTTGCAAATGCAATTCTATCAAAAAATCTACACTCTCAAATAACTTCATGACTAGAGTATAAAAATACTATTTTTCTAAGATATGAACACTAAGGCAACATAGAAGTAATCAGCCCACTTCGTATAACTCTCCAAACATATCTCAACAGACTATCATTATATTCTCTTTGGTATTTTATTTTCCCTTCTTTCCCTTCAACATTTTTATCAATGACAGTATTGATAAGACCACTCAAAAATTTACGCTTTTTATTAGAATTCTTTTTCAATAGAGTTACTTCCAAACCATCATAAGTAATAATAAAAGTTCCTGTTGCGTAGCCATCATTTATGTTAGCATCAAACTCTGCTCTTCTTATCACTCCTCTGTTTGCTTCAAAACGTGTAATAGGAGAAAGCATTTTATTGAGTGAAGGAATTTCAATTTCTGTACAAAAGCCTTTTATACTTCCTTCAAATGTGTCTGTATTGAGTGGCATTTCCATTGCAATCTCAATTCTACTTTCCTTCATAAAATACATGTCAGCTTTTATTTTTGCTGGTTGAGATTCTTCAAAGTTATGAAAATTGAGAGCCATCATATTCAAGCTATCAAAAGCAAGACTTCCTATTCCATCTAAACCCTCTGCTCGTTCTGAATATACTATATTTCCTTTTTCTATTTGTAATGTATCGATTGCCAAGCCAATCTTCCATTCATAAGGCATTTTCTTTTCATTAGGTTCTCCATGTCTATTTCGGTCTTTTAGAATTGAAATATCAGGGTTGAAAATTAAGATTTTATCAGCCTTAATGAGTTCTCTTTGAAGAGCTTGCCAGTCTAAATTGTGTGCCTCTAACTGCTGTGCTTTTATCTCTCGTTTTTCGTCTAGGTCTTGTGAAAGCTCTAAGTTTTTTACTTTTACTAGATTATTTTCATAATTTATTTCCTCTATTTTAAAATTTGTTCCATTTTGGTGAGCCATTGAATAGTTAGAAATTAATAATTGTGCCTCCGAAAAGCGCAAAACATCAACATAGGAAGTATCAAAACTGACAGCATTCAGAGTGCCATTTAGCGTATCAACTTTTTGCAGAAAATCAGCTGTTTTGTGATTTAACTGTTCGAAAGAAACCTGCACTTTTTCAGAACTAAAACGAAAAGTGGGAGGTTTGAGCCATCTAGCATCATCAATTTCTAAATCTAGCTTTTTGAGTTCTATTCTCGAATTTGAGTTATATTGATAAACTCCTGTTAAGTTTTGTATTTCTAAAGAGCTTACTGAAAGAGGAGCAACCACAAAATTAGCTACTGTATCAGCAGCACGAGAAACCCCTTGTGTAGAATCAGCGATATATTTTATATCAATAACAGGGTTTTGAAGCCTTATTTTATCAGCGTACCACTCTCCATCTGAAAAGTATTTGAAAATATTTACTCCTTTAAAAGCTACCTTTTCAACATCAATTTTTGCTTTTGGTTTTCCTTTCTTTTCTGCTAAAAGGCTGTCTGTTCTGACCTTTACTTTTTCTAAAGTTATGTTTGTGGGAAATAGCCAAACACTAATATTTTCTATTTCTATTCTGTAAGGAGATTCTTTATTTTCATTGATAGAAGCAGTAATCTTTTGTTTTAGGTAATTATCTAGGTAATCGACAGCCACAAAACCACCACCAATTAAGATTAGTAAAATAGCTCCTAAGATTATGAAGAGCTTTTTGAAGAAGAAATTTTTCATAGAAAATGAGAAAGGAATAAGAAAAATAGAGTCAAAAAAATAAAACTACAAATCAAGAACGCTTAAACAACTAGTAAAGTTTATCCTATCTACTAGACATTTTTGTTTTAACAACCCTCAATGAGTTTTTCAGTCTTGTTGAAATACTAAAATGGTAAGTTCTTCTTAAATTATTTTAGAAAAACACAAAACTCCTACTTCTTTCCAAGAGGCAGGAGTTTTTCTTAGTAAAAAAAGTGATGTTAATTTACTTAAATTGAGTTCTTCGATATTTATCTACTCAACCCTCCCACTTTCCTCTTCAGCAGTCGTTTTACGTTTTCTAACTGATTTCAACTTATAAAACTAAGTTAATCTTACTCTACAAGACTACTGCTCAATACTATTTTTCTTATCTCATTTTCAAAATGATATACTACAAGAGGCTCAATATCATTATCAAGACAATATATATTTTCCCAAACAATAACATCTATATCATTTTCAGGAATATAAAATTTGATACAAACAAACCCTATTCCTCTACCTCCATGTCCTAAATGCTTGATGGGGTGTTGGTCATGTACCCTCAATCCATAAGCATAGCCAAGAGTATCGTTATCAAAGGCTGCATGTGTTCCCTTATTAGTTGGAATAGTCATTTTGTTATAGAAATCAGTACTCAAAACTTTACCTTTATGTAACTTAGTATCCCACAGGTTCAAATCAGAAACATTTGAAATTATGCCTCCTGCTGGAATAAAACTTTTCCAACTTTCTTTGGTAAAGCCTATACTATCAAAAGCAACAAGACTTACCTCATTACTTTCTAACCAATAACTATTGACTAGTCCTTTATTATCTCCATCAGGCTGATAACAATATGTGTTTGTCATTTTTAATTCTTCAAATAAGCTGTTAGCAAGTTCGGAATATTCTTTTTTAGTAACATGTTCAAGAATATTACCTAACAAACCATACCCTGGGTTGCTGTATCTATATCCCTTACCAGCTTCAAAAAGTAGAGGCTCATTGACATCAATAATTCCAGAAGACATATTTAGTAATTGATGTACAGTTACAGTATCAGCCCAAGTTTGCTCAAGGTTTGGTAAATATATTTTGATTGTGCTTTCTAAATTTATATTTCCTTTTTCCACCTCCTTCAACACAAGAACTGCTGTAATTTGCTTACTATTTGATTGAATTCTGAAATTATCGTTTGAACTAATAGGTGTTTTTTTATCAAAATCAGAATATCCATACGCCTTTTCGTATTTCGTTTCTCCATTCTTTGTAATAAACACAACGCCATTGAATTTTCGTGGTGATGTAGTCAAAATCAGACTATCGATTCTTGCAGAGTAATCGTCCTTTATTTCTTGAATTGATTCTTTAGTAGTAGGTTTGTCATTCTTGCAGCCTGTGATGAGTAAAATTAATGTTAGTAGAAAGTACGTGATATTGTTATTTTTCATATTTTTAAAATGACTTTAAGTAAAATAAATAGTAATCTATCTGTATTATTTTTATTTTCAATTTGCCTGTTTTCTTTCTCTGATATAGCACTACAACTCATCAGAATAAAACTGAAAATGGAAACATATTTTTCATTAGACTCTTTCGTTTATTTTTTATAAAAAATAAATTTTATGATTTCAATGGTACTTTATTCCAAATGTCTAAATATATTTTCCACACTCCTTTTTCTCGTCTCCAAACAATCACATATTTACCTTGCCAAGATGATTCTCTTCCATCTGCGTACTTTGTTTTGCCTTCATAATATCCATAATCATAGGCTTCATTACCATTAATGCGAATCTCACTTTGCGTGATTTTGTGGAATAAAGTTCCAACTCCCTCTGGCAGAGCCCAGTAAGAAATAATAGAATCTCTTCCAGTAAGAATTTTGGTGTTGTTAGGGAATATTTTCGCATCTGATGTATAACAATTAGCAATACCTTCATAATCAGATTTCATTACGTATTCAGAAAATTTACGTGTGTTATCCAAAATTTGGTTGATATGTTTTTGTTTACCAACAAATGTTTGTGCTTGAGAGCTATTCCAACACAAAAATATGATAGATAAAATAAATAAATTTCTCATTGTATTAATTTTTATATTTACTTGTAATTAATTTTATTAATAATTTTGTTTGCAGTTTCCTTGATTAATTGATTTGCCTCAGGAAAACTGGAATTAGTGATAATAGATACTCCAACATTCTGTTTCGGAAATATTATTATCCAGTTTTGACTTCCATAAATTCCACCGTGGTGTTCAATGTAATCATCTACATTACGGTCAATAACCTCCCAATAGTAACCTATCCAAATATTTTCCACATCGTGAAATAACTTCTCATGCGACCTTTTTATGATAGAGTTGTTCTCATTTAGTTGCCATTTTATATAATTCAATAAATCTTCAGAATTTGATTTAATTCGTCCTGCTGCTCCCCATAGCTGTATAGGCTCTTTAAAATTGGGCATCAACTCATTGTTTTCATTATATCCATTAGCAAGAAGTGCTTTTTGTTCATTATTGAGATTAATACAAGTATTGAGCATTTTTGCAGGAATAAAAAGTTTTTCTTTTAAGAGTTCTTCAAATGATTTGCTATAAACAATTTCTAAAATATGGGCGATTAAGTTAGGTGCAATATTAGAATACCCATAATTTTCTCCAGGTTTTTGAGTCAATTTTAAGGACTGAACTTCTAATAATAAATCTTCTTTAGAATAGTTAGTTAATACTTTTTGAGCTTCTTTGTAACTAGTTGAGCTAGGATTCTGATACAATTCTGAAACTCCTCTAATATTTAAAGGTAAGCCACTCGTATGAGTGATTAAATGTTTAATCCTAACAGGTTCTCCGTTATATTGGAGGTTTTGATACCGAGTACCAAGTATGTCATAGATAACGTCGTCTAATTTCAATTTACCTTCTTCTACTGCACTTGCTACAAGATACCCAGTCATTGTTTTTGATACTGATGCTATCTCATAAAGTGTTTTATTTGTTGGTTTATTACCCAGACCTTTATCCATTTCTCCATAGTGTCCGATATAGCTTTCGCCATTGTCAAAAACTGCTATTGATAAAGCATTGAACCTTTTGTCTTCTAAGAAAAATTGAGCTTCTTCATTGACAATATCTGATAATGTCGTTTTTTTAGTATTAGAACTTATTTGATATAACGAGTTCTTATCAACAGCTACATCAGAATCTCTTGACATTGTGTCATATCTACTGGCAAAAGCTAATTGTCCGTTTTTCACGATACCAGTAATTGACTCTACTTTTATGACTTCACTTTTTGAATGAGTATCAAGGTTTTTACAGCATGATATAAATAGGCAAATCGTCGTAATTAAAAATATATGTTTCATAGTTTGTTGTTTTGTTTTAATTATTCTTTGAAATCTCTCTCCAAGAATAGCTTTTATGCACTATTTTCCAAGAACCTTCATATTTGAGAAGAAGAAAATAGTCTGTAAAAGTTCTCCAGTTTGGTACGACAATTTCTGCTTTTGCAATAGCTGCATCTTTTTCGATGTCAATAGAAATAATACGTCCTATTCGGCTTGTCTTTTTTCCTTCTTTCACTCCAGCAATATACTTTTCTCCAGAACGAACCCACAAGGTATCTTCTTCCACAGTATAGAGGTTGAAATCTGGATGAAAGGCTTGTCGTAATCTTTGTGGCTGACCGTTTCCTGTTCCTTCAATGTAATCCATTAGTGTCGCTCTGACCTGCTCCAAATCTGTTTTTGTAGTAGCTGTATTTTCTAGATGTGCTTTGATAGGCTTAATGACTTCTTCTGTTTTTTTCGAATAAAAGACCTTGCTATCATTGTTTGTTGCAACTTTCTTACTTACTTCAATACTTTTTTGAGCAACTACTTTTGAAGATTGAAAATTCTGACCTGTAACTAATCTACCATCTATAACGTAATATGCCTTTGCTCTTTCTCCGTATTTGAATGTACCTCCATTTTTTTCTATTTCTTCTTCAATAATAAAGGGAAAGTTTTGATACAAAAGCGAATTTTGGTTTTCGTATTCTTTTGGATAACCATTAATATTTTTTCCGTTTACCAAATAGCTTCCATCTGAAGTTTTAAGATTTGCAATTCCTGACGTTCCATGACAAACTGCTGCAATCACTCCATTTTGATTATATATTTTCATAGCAACATCCTGAATTTCAGCATTTTGAGGAATGTCAAATGATGGCGCACTTCCTCCTGTAAATAATACTATGTCATACTCAGTAGATTTTATTTCAAGAGGTTTTTTAGTATGAGCTATGGCGTACATAAAATCAGAATTATACAAGGCAGATAGATGTGTGCTATCACTAGGATTTATATACGCTAAAGGTATTTTTCCTCCTTTTGGGCTAACAAAATCTACATGAT harbors:
- a CDS encoding TraR/DksA C4-type zinc finger protein; its protein translation is MENNQTLRYSSEELKEFEAILNSKLAKSKDELDYLKRSIMREDAAENRTSAGNLEDGASSMEKEQLNQLAARAQKFISDLERALFRIKNGTYGVCKDTGKLISKERLRAVPHTQQSMEAKMNRV
- a CDS encoding gamma carbonic anhydrase family protein, whose protein sequence is MNYNDTYFSHPTALVYGNVSIEENSSLWINSVIRAENHSVEIGKYTNIQDFVMIHVGMRTPVRIGDYCSITHRVTIHGATIGDNTLIGIGAIIMDGCQIGDNCIIGSGVCLKERTKIPSNSIVEGAFGEIIRPRNNYIMNKFNAYMYYQNAMAYTNGNHRRWEEEQLKQEGYNKLREYKEEFDSFFSHPKNIKF
- a CDS encoding phytanoyl-CoA dioxygenase family protein; amino-acid sequence: MLHSIIIATSYLSLPSCFIHMESIYKEKMAADGCLYLPQFLSDECCNKLIDSYKNTIKYSNEEFLRVKSYKFEKHRFSKFDHVINPLLNVHELPNKTAQFSDLLLEIIEQSELPQTVRKILGENPVLVQTMYFESNKGTERHFDGDLFDSTKKGQVIGCWVALEDVSEEAGSFYYYPKSCFLNDDKEVGLQAKEKYQEYLDCVNKKVANYQENDKAQLYTIYKKGNQLLDESLELAQIKQVTRSYKKGDVVFFNSNLLHGSFRPKFNGKTRHSFSVHFISESQSLVRHAKETIPLNIIKKKNLAIHSN
- a CDS encoding serine hydrolase domain-containing protein, with protein sequence MKNNNITYFLLTLILLITGCKNDKPTTKESIQEIKDDYSARIDSLILTTSPRKFNGVVFITKNGETKYEKAYGYSDFDKKTPISSNDNFRIQSNSKQITAVLVLKEVEKGNINLESTIKIYLPNLEQTWADTVTVHQLLNMSSGIIDVNEPLLFEAGKGYRYSNPGYGLLGNILEHVTKKEYSELANSLFEELKMTNTYCYQPDGDNKGLVNSYWLESNEVSLVAFDSIGFTKESWKSFIPAGGIISNVSDLNLWDTKLHKGKVLSTDFYNKMTIPTNKGTHAAFDNDTLGYAYGLRVHDQHPIKHLGHGGRGIGFVCIKFYIPENDIDVIVWENIYCLDNDIEPLVVYHFENEIRKIVLSSSLVE
- a CDS encoding DUF4440 domain-containing protein, whose translation is MRNLFILSIIFLCWNSSQAQTFVGKQKHINQILDNTRKFSEYVMKSDYEGIANCYTSDAKIFPNNTKILTGRDSIISYWALPEGVGTLFHKITQSEIRINGNEAYDYGYYEGKTKYADGRESSWQGKYVIVWRREKGVWKIYLDIWNKVPLKS
- a CDS encoding serine hydrolase domain-containing protein: MKHIFLITTICLFISCCKNLDTHSKSEVIKVESITGIVKNGQLAFASRYDTMSRDSDVAVDKNSLYQISSNTKKTTLSDIVNEEAQFFLEDKRFNALSIAVFDNGESYIGHYGEMDKGLGNKPTNKTLYEIASVSKTMTGYLVASAVEEGKLKLDDVIYDILGTRYQNLQYNGEPVRIKHLITHTSGLPLNIRGVSELYQNPSSTSYKEAQKVLTNYSKEDLLLEVQSLKLTQKPGENYGYSNIAPNLIAHILEIVYSKSFEELLKEKLFIPAKMLNTCINLNNEQKALLANGYNENNELMPNFKEPIQLWGAAGRIKSNSEDLLNYIKWQLNENNSIIKRSHEKLFHDVENIWIGYYWEVIDRNVDDYIEHHGGIYGSQNWIIIFPKQNVGVSIITNSSFPEANQLIKETANKIINKINYK
- a CDS encoding nuclear transport factor 2 family protein; this translates as MTSKKIILSILTLFFFGYQIQAQSLNDTTLLEEEKIINVIENYIVGTSYNYPDKLKSAFIPEAKLFLDKENEPLFVVSIEKYAEAVGRSEAGKFNGRTTNILSIDRFQGIATAKLEVIIPGLEKRFIDMLLLKKLEDGWKIISKTAGSEPSQRQVKKVLIVTSSHIKKENTTLTTGNSFSEIAIAYSEYQKAGYHVDFVSPKGGKIPLAYINPSDSTHLSALYNSDFMYAIAHTKKPLEIKSTEYDIVLFTGGSAPSFDIPQNAEIQDVAMKIYNQNGVIAAVCHGTSGIANLKTSDGSYLVNGKNINGYPKEYENQNSLLYQNFPFIIEEEIEKNGGTFKYGERAKAYYVIDGRLVTGQNFQSSKVVAQKSIEVSKKVATNNDSKVFYSKKTEEVIKPIKAHLENTATTKTDLEQVRATLMDYIEGTGNGQPQRLRQAFHPDFNLYTVEEDTLWVRSGEKYIAGVKEGKKTSRIGRIISIDIEKDAAIAKAEIVVPNWRTFTDYFLLLKYEGSWKIVHKSYSWREISKNN